In Sesamum indicum cultivar Zhongzhi No. 13 linkage group LG1, S_indicum_v1.0, whole genome shotgun sequence, the sequence GAATAAAGATTCATCATAAGCATAAAGAAGTCCGAAGGCGGGGTCGGGGTCGGGGTCGGGGCCGGGGTCGGGGTAGGGGTAGGGCTAGAGGTCGTGGTCGAGTTAGCAGTAGGGGTTGCCGTCGTGGTCGAGGTCGAGGTTGGGACTGCAGCTATGATCAGCCTTGCGAGGAGAACATGATGATAGAAGTGCATGTGACTCAAGCAGAAGATGAAGTGTGCATGGGAAGTAAGGAAGCAATGGAAATGCAATATATAATGGTAGAACATGAAGTGACTGATGAAGATATTCAAGGGAATCAAGGTTCAATTGATGTTGCGGGCCAAGTAGACCAAAGTGCTACAGTGATTGAGATTGAGCCTGTGGAACAGGAATATAGAGTTaatgaagaaataattgaGACCCTGCAACAAGAAAAGGTAGATAGTGGTGATGATATCTTTATACCTAGTACTATTCCCTGGTCATGTAGGGAAAAACTGATTAATGAGCAGGGGAGTGAGAAAGTTAGGACTCATGAGAGGAGCATTCACTCAAAGTATACACCTCCGACTGGGAGCGGACAGGGAAGATCTTGTAAGAGAGATATGCAgatgagagaaaatggaaagaCCATGGAACTGCAGGGGGCAACTCAGAGAGAAGCTCTGATGGGGGAAGAGAAACGAAAGAACGAGGAACAAAGTCAACTACAAGAAGGCCAGTGTTATCGCCGCAGCACTGAAGTCTGCCTCATCAATGATGAGAATATGGTATTGAAagaaattgtttatttaaatgtttaattGACAAAGAATGTGTTGTCCTGTTTAAAATTCCAGTAGAATAGCTTTTGAATCAGCACTTAACTGCTGAAACTGATAGGGTTATATGGAACTATATTGGATCTTAATAGTTTATAGCTGTGGTCCCTATTGACTAAGTTGTCGAAATGAACTGCTATATCTATCTGTACATTGAGAACCAAAAGAAATTCTGTAGCTCTATTGAAGTCATATTAATTGTCAGGTTCCAGAATGGTTGACCTGTGAGTTTCCCCCTGCTGTGAAGGTAAACATGATGGAAGAAGAATTTGGCCATGTCGGTCGAGTGGAACCACATGAGAAAGACATGCTGGACGAGCTAATTGAAGAAGTGTATATGGAAATCATGGAAGCAGCAGAAATACAAGATGTAACGGTAGATGATGAATCAGCTAGGAGGAATCTTCAAAGAGTTGAGCATTTTCAAGTACAAGTAAACCACGATTCAGTAAGTGTTGAAGGGCAAGCAGAACCAAGCAATATGGTGATCGATGTTGAGCCTCAGCAACAAGATAACATAGTCAGTCAAGAAAACATTGGAACAGAGCAACAAAATGTTGGTGGAGATACTAGTCCTAGACCTCATGCAACTTCTTGTTGTCATAAGAAAACGCCAATCAGTATGCAGGGGCAGGAGCAGGGGAGCAAAAGAATTACAGTGCAAAAGAGAAGTATTCAGTCAAAGCATACACCTCACACTGGGAGGAGACGGGGTAGACCTCGTAAGAGAGGTCTGCAGATTGAAGAAACTGGGGAGCTCGTGGAACTACTAGAGGCAACTGCGACAGGAGCTCTGATGGAGGAAAACAAACTGGACACTGGGGAGCAAAATCAatccaaagaaaatataaacgaACAGATTGAAATACAAGATCACGCTGAAGGAATGCAACATCATAAAATCAATCAGCAAATCCCAGCTGATAAAGTGTATGCAATAAATGACGTTGAAcctcaagaacaagaatataaATTCACTGATGATCTGAACGAACAGCAGATACAAGAGAGTTCATTTGGCAGACCACCTGGAGCTAAGGTGGTTTCGGAACAGAACCATTTAGAAGGAGACCAAGGTAGTTGCATTGAAGAGCAAAACCATGCACAGATACAGCTGCATGAGAACAAAGAAGCAATAGCGGGACTAATTCTATTGAACGAAGACAAAGATGAGAGGGTCAATCGGCTGAATCACAAAGCAGGGATACAGGATGTTATCAGTGAGAAGACTTCAAAACATCAAGCTAGCATAAGGAGTAATGTTGACCCGCAAAATGGAGAATACCATGTTGATGACTACCTCAGGGAACAACAGCTTGGAGGGAATGAGCATAGTAGAAACCCTGTTCTAAAGGAGGCGATCAGGAAACAAGTTCAGCATCTGGTACTTAGTGAGCCGCAAAAACAAGAATCTAATTTGATTCAGCGTCAAGATCAACTCAAAGGGGGACAAGGGGAAGTAACTGGAGAAAAAAGCATTTCTGGAGGAGACTGCCCCTTGATTGAAGAAGAAACTCATATCAAGAAGTCATTTGAAGttcttgaagaagaaaatctgCAGATTGAACAACCAGAAGCAATCATTGAGCAGAATCAACCTGAAGAActacattgtatttttttttacagagaCCAAAAAGAGAATGATGAGTTCAAACATTGTGATCAACTGAGGAAGCTTGAGAAAGAGAACAATGAAGAGAACTGTCACTCTGGGAAAACACAAGCTGACGAACATCCTCATAAACAGCAGAATGAAGATCAAATTAAGCAAACACAAGACATAACGAGTTCCTTTTCAGAACAGCCAGTGGCAATAGCTGAACATGATCAACCAATGGAAGAATCTGAAAGGATGGGGACAGAGACATTAAAAGTGGAAGGTAATGCTGAAAATGGGCAAAAGGTGATCCTTTGTTTTGAAGAGACCTCTGGATCAATGATGCAAAACAAACAGAAGAATATCTTGGGAAACTTGGAGCAGCAAAATAGATGTGGAGACAGGAAATATGTTTCAGAGCATCAATCAGATGCGATAAGTGCAGAGATGTCCACAGAAGAAAAATCAGTTGAAGATTCATCAATAGTAGTGTCCATGCAAAAGCATAAGCAAACAATGGAGAAGCCACAGTGTCGACAATTACGGCCCCGCCCCCCCAAATTCCAGCCAGATCAAACAGAAGGGAGATTTGATCTTTCAAGCGAAGAGAGGTCTTCAGAAAATAATCAGCGGCGTAAACTAAGGCCAAGGCCTTCCAAAACTGAATCCATCGGAATTGCAAATAGAGCTGGACCTGCTAGGCCTGTGCTTCAGAAGCGGCAGGAACTGAGTGCTCGTAGAAGCTTAAAGCCCTGACTGACTAGGAACTTGAGGAATGCGTAAAAGTTTGGTGTCCAAGCATGgtattcattataattaaaagttcaATGTTGTGGCATCCCCATAAATTTTCTGGTAAccataaaattagaatattgaACCAGTTTTCTAGGTGCAAATGGCAACCATTTAAGTTTTCTGGTAAGAGGCGTCATGGCTACTTGTGGAGGTCATATGGGTACAGATTTGCTTTTGTTCCAGGCAATGCTTGTGGCTGCATCGGCAACTTCATTTCTTATTCATCTGATTCCTATGTTCTTTTTACTTCTCACTGCTTGTAGAACATGAAGCAGATAAAAGAATGTTATGGTGAACCCATCATAAGGTCTTCTTTCTGTACATACACAATTCCCATCTTAATTGTGTATTTAGGTGTGATGTagatataataattgaatgaAGCATTTCTGCAGTTATATTCTCTGACCGAAAGAGCAATGGAGAATACTCCATATGTGATGCTTTCTGTGATCAAGATTCTCACTTTTTACAGGCAGGAAATACCTGTTGTTGACAGTAGGATATGCTGGTTGCATCCAGTACAATATCATCTTTTAGTTTATTCGCAATTTACTTAGACATTATTTCAGGTATTTGAAGGAGAAATCTTAAATTGTGGATGTGCACGGTTGTCCTTCAATTTCTTGTGGACTGCGTATCTCATGGCAGTTGGAAATGCTGTATCTGCAGGCGTTatagaagaaataaaacaaaaccaaaaatacttGTTTGTAATGACGTCCATCAGATCAAATTAGAAGGATATGGTATCCAATATGGCAATCACTGGGGGCCATCTCTCAAACTCTATCTCTCTTTACCTTTTGCAAACTGTGTTTGAGTCTCTTGACTTTGAATATGTGTGATAAGCATTTTACTTGTAACACTGGTTTTAATATCCAGAAAAAAGAATAGCCGTGCTCTTTTCACTCAGATGGCTCTGATGCTCTGTCTATGATCATGCAGAGGGCCCAGTTCTTCGTGATGCAAATGGAAGCTAGTTTGATGTGAGCATGGTGCATAATTTTCACAGCCAGCTGTAGAGAAAGGTGGAAAGCAGCTTCCCTTCTGAAGACTAACTGGAACGAAGTTGTAGCTACTCGCCTCAGGTTGGCATTTTGGCTGATAGATCAAGTGCTTCACACTGTTATTATCAGTAATTCTGTCATCATGTAGATCAGACACTGAGACATGATCTCTGTTTAAGGAGGAGGTTAGGCTGGTAAACAGAACAATATGTTGCATGTGATGGTgtagcaatttttttaatatcatggAAGAAAGCTCACATTTGGAATCTAAGTGATGCTACTACATAAAATGAACTTTTTCCAAGATTCCCAAGTCTTTGTTATGTGGGATATCCTCAAACTAAGTGTTGAGGTATGCATCAGGTTGGTTATTCTGCAGGGATGCTTGGAAATTATGTTAAGGCGCTTATATATAGTTGCCGCTAATGCTTTTGTCAcagaattaatattatatatttattccttttaatatatttcagaaTATTACCCTCAAGAAACAGACAAGCAAGAAAACTTCATctcaaatcaattatacaagaacatatatataaaagtttacggaaggattaaaaattacatatatatatatatatgtatgcgtgagtttgtgtgtgtgtgtatagagGAGATACATATAGAAGGAAACGAAGTGGAAAAAGGAAAGTGAATGACTTGTGTTATCTTTTAGGGAATTGACTAATTACTGAAGATTTGGTGAAAATCTCGAGCTGCggttggttgtgttttcatttttaatttcagttttcatcaattttatttgtatagaaatattttattagtttctgtgtaaaaattgagaatatgtttggattagttatttttaaacctaagtatataggtgtgagaattaaaaatatatttagattagatgtttttttttactgaaataaattacatgGGTTGACCAAAATGATTGaatatgagaaattataaaattatggaaCTGCCtcttatcattttcttttcttttttcagtaaaagtttttctttttttgctttatttaaggtacatctttctttctttttttttttttttatgggctACAACTGAAGATGTGCGGTGCTCCTTTCCATACAAATTGGCACACAATGAAGATAAGAGATACAAGAACACTTttgtacataaatttataaaatgactatatataatataatttaatatcatatattttttattttgttgtaaaattaaaaaatacagtataaaaaaagtacaacCTGAAACAagtatattttacattttaattcGTAATCCAATATATCTTGAAAGATATacctaattattttatttgaataataaaagataattcttATGAATACCATCTCTGCAATTTATAAATGCTCACCCTTAATTGAAAGAGTTCGaaatttgaagttaatttGTCCGTCCAATTttgttccttttatttttaaatttagagagTTATCTCCTGTTCGTTGGAATAACTTATGATTAGCCAATTACTTTGATAGAACTTGTGCAATCATACGTTAActtaattattctaaatttatgaaaatatttcattttcgcCGAACAAAAAGTGGCGACTTAAAAATCGAACCCAAAAAAGAGCAACaatatgaaaacaaacatgaagatgaaaaattcttttaagaatTACGACAGGTAATCCACTAAAATGaccatatataatatactaactttgttatatatttttaattgtacacataaaaatacaaaatacaatataaaaaatcctaaaaataaaacctacAAAACCATGGTTTACATTTCAATTGTTAACCCATTATCTCTTAAAAGatacacataattattttatttggataataaaaaaaaattatccacatTAATAGCAACTCTGCAATTCTCCACTTACACTATCTGTGTGAgaattgaaaatatgtttgaattagTTATTTCTAGACCTAAGTATATAGATGTgagaattaataatatatttggcttagatttttttttttttactgaaatt encodes:
- the LOC105160009 gene encoding uncharacterized protein LOC105160009 isoform X1, coding for MDSPKPPASPPPPATTTAPGNHHALDNLKSLLMKCAIASTPAKSLTLPQKTFIEKRIQDFFPTIHTPDHPPYAWMIENAIKQMNEEGGSNEEAISKFILEEYHDLPWSHAALLKDHLKQLSESGNLVEVHGGCYLIGKASITLNRTSKRTPTLTYMNSPSPSLSLSYSPSPSPSPSLSSSSSSTYESSSSSSSSSFSLKGKGRKRKKKNHKRKWSQRRKQSARGIKIHHKHKEVRRRGRGRGRGRGRGRGRARGRGRVSSRGCRRGRGRGWDCSYDQPCEENMMIEVHVTQAEDEVCMGSKEAMEMQYIMVEHEVTDEDIQGNQGSIDVAGQVDQSATVIEIEPVEQEYRVNEEIIETLQQEKVDSGDDIFIPSTIPWSCREKLINEQGSEKVRTHERSIHSKYTPPTGSGQGRSCKRDMQMRENGKTMELQGATQREALMGEEKRKNEEQSQLQEGQCYRRSTEVCLINDENMVPEWLTCEFPPAVKVNMMEEEFGHVGRVEPHEKDMLDELIEEVYMEIMEAAEIQDVTVDDESARRNLQRVEHFQVQVNHDSVSVEGQAEPSNMVIDVEPQQQDNIVSQENIGTEQQNVGGDTSPRPHATSCCHKKTPISMQGQEQGSKRITVQKRSIQSKHTPHTGRRRGRPRKRGLQIEETGELVELLEATATGALMEENKLDTGEQNQSKENINEQIEIQDHAEGMQHHKINQQIPADKVYAINDVEPQEQEYKFTDDLNEQQIQESSFGRPPGAKVVSEQNHLEGDQGSCIEEQNHAQIQLHENKEAIAGLILLNEDKDERVNRLNHKAGIQDVISEKTSKHQASIRSNVDPQNGEYHVDDYLREQQLGGNEHSRNPVLKEAIRKQVQHLVLSEPQKQESNLIQRQDQLKGGQGEVTGEKSISGGDCPLIEEETHIKKSFEVLEEENLQIEQPEAIIEQNQPEELHCIFFYRDQKENDEFKHCDQLRKLEKENNEENCHSGKTQADEHPHKQQNEDQIKQTQDITSSFSEQPVAIAEHDQPMEESERMGTETLKVEGNAENGQKVILCFEETSGSMMQNKQKNILGNLEQQNRCGDRKYVSEHQSDAISAEMSTEEKSVEDSSIVVSMQKHKQTMEKPQCRQLRPRPPKFQPDQTEGRFDLSSEERSSENNQRRKLRPRPSKTESIGIANRAGPARPVLQKRQELSARRSLKP
- the LOC105160009 gene encoding uncharacterized protein LOC105160009 isoform X2 yields the protein MDSPKPPASPPPPATTTAPGNHHALDNLKSLLMKCAIASTPAKSLTLPQKTFIEKRIQDFFPTIHTPDHPPYAWMIENAIKQMNEEGGSNEEAISKFILEEYHDLPWSHAALLKDHLKQLSESGNLVEVHGGCYLIGKASITLNRTSKRTPTLTYMNSPSPSLSLSYSPSPSPSPSLSSSSSSTYESSSSSSSSSFSLKGKGRKRKKKNHKRKWSQRRKQSARGIKIHHKHKEVRRRGRGRGRGRGRGRGRARGRGRVSSRGCRRGRGRGWDCSYDQPCEENMMIEVHVTQAEDEVCMGSKEAMEMQYIMVEHEVTDEDIQGNQGSIDVAGQVDQSATVIEIEPVEQEYRVNEEIIETLQQEKVDSGDDIFIPSTIPWSCREKLINEQGSEKVRTHERSIHSKYTPPTGSGQGRSCKRDMQMRENGKTMELQGATQREALMGEEKRKNEEQSQLQEGQCYRRSTEVCLINDENMVNMMEEEFGHVGRVEPHEKDMLDELIEEVYMEIMEAAEIQDVTVDDESARRNLQRVEHFQVQVNHDSVSVEGQAEPSNMVIDVEPQQQDNIVSQENIGTEQQNVGGDTSPRPHATSCCHKKTPISMQGQEQGSKRITVQKRSIQSKHTPHTGRRRGRPRKRGLQIEETGELVELLEATATGALMEENKLDTGEQNQSKENINEQIEIQDHAEGMQHHKINQQIPADKVYAINDVEPQEQEYKFTDDLNEQQIQESSFGRPPGAKVVSEQNHLEGDQGSCIEEQNHAQIQLHENKEAIAGLILLNEDKDERVNRLNHKAGIQDVISEKTSKHQASIRSNVDPQNGEYHVDDYLREQQLGGNEHSRNPVLKEAIRKQVQHLVLSEPQKQESNLIQRQDQLKGGQGEVTGEKSISGGDCPLIEEETHIKKSFEVLEEENLQIEQPEAIIEQNQPEELHCIFFYRDQKENDEFKHCDQLRKLEKENNEENCHSGKTQADEHPHKQQNEDQIKQTQDITSSFSEQPVAIAEHDQPMEESERMGTETLKVEGNAENGQKVILCFEETSGSMMQNKQKNILGNLEQQNRCGDRKYVSEHQSDAISAEMSTEEKSVEDSSIVVSMQKHKQTMEKPQCRQLRPRPPKFQPDQTEGRFDLSSEERSSENNQRRKLRPRPSKTESIGIANRAGPARPVLQKRQELSARRSLKP